From Rhodococcus sp. B7740, one genomic window encodes:
- a CDS encoding STAS domain-containing protein: MTADDMGLGPQHFDVIVEWRDQDVVLAVSGELDLVTAPDLSESVALVLEKSPTAVVIDLSDVGFLASAGMSLLASTHQQLGGEAGFAVVADGPATGRPLTLVGLDEVFGIYATVDEAFVAIHAGRS, translated from the coding sequence GTGACTGCGGACGACATGGGCCTCGGGCCCCAGCACTTCGATGTGATCGTGGAATGGCGTGACCAGGACGTCGTTCTGGCGGTGTCCGGTGAACTGGATCTGGTGACTGCTCCCGATCTGTCCGAGTCGGTCGCTCTCGTGCTCGAGAAATCGCCGACGGCTGTGGTGATCGATCTCAGTGATGTGGGATTTCTCGCCTCCGCGGGCATGTCCCTGCTGGCGTCGACGCATCAGCAGCTCGGCGGCGAGGCCGGGTTTGCAGTGGTCGCGGACGGTCCGGCGACCGGACGGCCTCTCACTCTCGTCGGTTTGGACGAGGTGTTCGGAATCTATGCAACGGTCGACGAAGCATTCGTTGCAATTCATGCGGGTAGATCCTGA
- a CDS encoding ABC transporter ATP-binding protein, whose translation MVDVQIATAEKKKITVPNLRVLWQFVRPHRRTLSLGLTLGLIGTGAALATPMVAKGVLDGLGTDSSLIMPVLILVGLLVVGSLVLYLQWIVLGVLAERVVLDARKSIVRKYFGATVGSLGTRPTGELVTRVTSDTVLLREATSNALVAIVNSVVGLVGALILMAVLDLVLLGAIAVAIIAIAVLFARLMPPIAVAQRQSQEAVGRLGGILDGTLRAIRTVKSSRAEARESERVISEARISAQHSVRAVKISALAWTFAGGGVQLAIIGILGLGGYRVSTGALAVSSLIAFLLYAFQVMGPVSTLATNITALQAGMAAAARIRQIDDLVTEKGETASNRSEKTRAPAPALEFRSVTARYAPGREPAVRGMDLEVPARGHTAIVGPSGAGKTSVFSLILRFLTPEAGEIRLGGTPYDELTIDEVRARLSYVEQETPVLPGSIRENLLFSHPEASEADIWAALESVHLDSAIRALDEGLDTDLIGSTVSGGQRQRIALARAIVRRPEILLLDEATAQVDGRTEAAIHEVIRSIATDSAVVTIAHRLSTVLDADTILVMEDGVVRARGTHSELMNTDSLYRELVAALRIGDNTALTKPG comes from the coding sequence ATGGTCGACGTGCAGATCGCTACGGCAGAGAAGAAGAAGATCACGGTCCCGAATCTGCGCGTGCTGTGGCAGTTCGTTCGCCCGCACCGCCGGACTCTCTCGCTCGGCCTGACACTCGGTCTGATCGGCACCGGAGCAGCCCTGGCGACGCCGATGGTCGCCAAAGGAGTGCTCGACGGTCTCGGCACCGACTCGTCTCTGATAATGCCAGTGCTGATCCTGGTCGGTCTGCTGGTGGTGGGCTCACTGGTTCTGTATCTGCAATGGATCGTGCTGGGGGTCCTGGCCGAACGCGTGGTCCTGGACGCCCGTAAATCCATCGTGCGCAAGTACTTCGGTGCCACCGTCGGAAGTCTGGGCACCCGGCCCACCGGAGAACTCGTCACCCGGGTCACCTCCGACACCGTTCTGCTACGCGAGGCCACCTCGAATGCGTTGGTGGCAATAGTCAACAGTGTGGTCGGCCTCGTCGGCGCACTGATTCTCATGGCCGTGCTGGATCTGGTGCTGCTCGGCGCGATCGCCGTGGCCATCATTGCGATCGCGGTGCTGTTCGCTCGCCTGATGCCTCCGATCGCCGTCGCACAGCGGCAATCCCAGGAGGCAGTGGGCCGCCTCGGCGGAATTCTCGACGGCACGCTGCGGGCGATTCGGACCGTCAAGTCCAGCAGGGCCGAGGCCCGCGAATCGGAGCGAGTCATCTCCGAGGCGCGAATCTCCGCGCAGCACAGCGTCAGGGCGGTCAAGATCTCCGCGTTGGCATGGACGTTCGCCGGAGGCGGAGTGCAGTTGGCGATCATTGGAATCCTCGGCCTCGGCGGCTATCGCGTCAGTACCGGAGCGCTGGCCGTGTCCAGCCTGATCGCGTTTCTGCTGTACGCATTCCAGGTGATGGGCCCGGTGTCCACACTGGCCACGAACATCACCGCACTGCAGGCCGGTATGGCTGCGGCGGCCCGTATTCGCCAGATCGACGACCTGGTCACCGAGAAAGGGGAGACGGCTTCGAACCGGTCGGAGAAGACCCGTGCGCCCGCTCCGGCCCTCGAATTCCGCAGCGTCACAGCACGATACGCACCGGGTAGGGAGCCGGCCGTGCGCGGGATGGACCTCGAGGTGCCCGCGCGTGGACACACCGCGATCGTCGGACCGTCGGGGGCGGGCAAGACCAGCGTCTTCTCGTTGATCCTGCGCTTCCTGACGCCCGAGGCCGGCGAGATCAGGCTCGGCGGAACCCCGTACGACGAGCTGACCATCGACGAGGTACGAGCCCGGTTGTCCTACGTGGAACAGGAGACGCCGGTTCTTCCCGGCTCGATTCGAGAGAACCTGCTGTTCAGCCATCCCGAGGCCAGCGAGGCCGACATCTGGGCGGCGCTCGAATCGGTGCATCTGGACTCGGCGATCCGTGCGTTGGACGAAGGGCTGGACACCGACCTGATCGGATCGACCGTCTCCGGTGGACAGCGTCAACGAATTGCGTTGGCCAGGGCCATCGTTCGGCGTCCGGAAATTCTTCTGCTCGACGAGGCAACCGCCCAGGTCGACGGCCGCACCGAGGCGGCGATCCACGAGGTGATCCGATCGATCGCGACCGACTCGGCCGTCGTGACCATCGCGCACAGGTTGTCCACCGTGCTCGACGCCGACACGATCCTCGTGATGGAGGACGGAGTTGTCCGCGCCAGAGGCACGCACTCCGAGCTCATGAACACCGACTCGCTCTACCGAGAACTGGTGGCCGCGTTGCGAATCGGTGACAACACGGCGTTGACGAAGCCCGGCTGA
- a CDS encoding arsenate reductase/protein-tyrosine-phosphatase family protein, whose amino-acid sequence MRVLFVCTGNICRSPTAERLAAAFAREGGFELTASSAGTQGLTGHAMDPTAATVVTQLGGDPDGFVARRLTPAIAADADLVLTMTAAHRDAVLALAPRQMRRTFTLLEAAGLAAASGASTVATLADARAVHRVDTLDIGDPYRRDHSVYEQAGELIAETLPHVLRLATQ is encoded by the coding sequence ATGCGCGTTCTGTTCGTCTGCACCGGGAACATCTGCCGATCGCCCACAGCCGAGCGACTTGCGGCTGCTTTCGCGCGCGAGGGCGGGTTCGAGCTGACCGCGAGCAGCGCCGGAACGCAGGGTTTGACCGGACATGCCATGGACCCGACGGCTGCGACGGTGGTGACGCAGCTCGGCGGCGACCCGGACGGTTTCGTCGCCCGACGCCTCACGCCTGCGATCGCTGCCGACGCCGACCTCGTTCTGACGATGACGGCGGCACACCGAGACGCCGTTCTCGCCCTTGCACCGCGACAGATGCGTCGCACCTTCACGCTGCTCGAGGCGGCCGGTCTCGCTGCCGCGTCGGGCGCGAGCACCGTCGCCACCCTGGCCGACGCACGGGCGGTGCACCGTGTCGACACACTCGACATCGGCGACCCGTATCGGCGTGATCACTCGGTGTACGAGCAGGCCGGGGAGTTGATCGCGGAGACGCTGCCTCATGTTCTGCGGTTGGCGACCCAGTGA
- a CDS encoding CrcB family protein codes for MTTMLLVAAGGGLAALGQFVFSHAIRSRRRLSALNLVACATLGLVFALDPPDRFRSLVGVGFLASVAPMATVVLATLRLTRDQQYRSAATFFAANVVGGIAAVMFGFLAWKSGITLYHKIV; via the coding sequence ATGACGACGATGCTCCTGGTGGCCGCCGGAGGCGGACTCGCTGCGCTCGGGCAGTTCGTGTTCTCGCACGCGATCAGGTCTCGGCGACGGTTGTCCGCACTGAATCTGGTGGCGTGCGCGACCTTGGGACTGGTGTTCGCGCTCGATCCACCGGACCGGTTTCGTTCGCTCGTTGGCGTCGGATTTCTGGCCTCGGTGGCTCCGATGGCCACCGTGGTGCTGGCCACGCTTCGGCTCACTCGGGATCAGCAGTATCGCAGCGCTGCAACGTTCTTCGCGGCCAATGTGGTGGGCGGTATCGCCGCGGTGATGTTCGGGTTCCTGGCGTGGAAGTCCGGGATCACGCTCTATCACAAGATCGTCTGA
- a CDS encoding fluoride efflux transporter FluC — MIEGLHSANRRESRRRSAGEYVAVTVGGAFGAALRYEVWTWRASPRWLLVSTFGVNVFGCLVVGAALGYLWGRPAPVARATVFGLACGFTTFGLYAFHAVTHRGAWNSVVYLLATPVVALVAMAFGAAITRPRTGSAR, encoded by the coding sequence GTGATCGAGGGACTGCACAGCGCGAACCGTCGCGAATCTCGTCGTCGTTCGGCCGGCGAATACGTCGCGGTCACGGTCGGCGGCGCGTTCGGTGCGGCGTTGCGGTACGAGGTCTGGACGTGGCGGGCATCGCCGAGGTGGCTGCTGGTGAGCACGTTCGGTGTGAACGTGTTCGGATGCCTCGTCGTCGGTGCGGCGTTGGGGTATCTGTGGGGCCGACCGGCTCCGGTTGCCCGTGCAACAGTGTTCGGGCTGGCGTGCGGGTTCACCACGTTCGGTCTGTACGCATTCCACGCCGTCACGCATCGTGGTGCATGGAATTCGGTTGTCTATCTGCTGGCCACACCGGTGGTGGCGCTCGTCGCGATGGCATTCGGCGCGGCGATCACGAGGCCGAGGACGGGCAGCGCTCGATGA
- a CDS encoding flavin-containing monooxygenase: protein MSEFDVREAVLDAVIVGAGFAGIGSAIRLRSRGIENFVILERGSAVGGTWRDNTYPGAACDIPSRLYSYSFAPNPNWSHTYSGSSEILDYIHTMVDEFDIESRIRFGHNVVDIIWNEASGHWHLSIDGHADVRARTVVMASGPLANASLPNIRGIDTYEGRKIHSARWDHDYDFAGKKIAVVGTGASAVQIVPELVKIADTVKVFQRTPGWTLPRVNRRTRNSTQRLYARFPQAQTLARSLWFWGHESVALGVVWKTPLTRIVETVGRAHLRRQVRDPWLRRQLTPRFRAGCKRLLMTSDYYPALQKPNCTLVTWPIATLSPKGIRTVEGIEHQFDAIVFATGFDVSNTGTPIPITGRDGRVLADEWSAGAKAYKSIAVSGYPNMYFTFGPNSGPGHSSALVYMEAQIDYLVEAISLVLEGNLHSADVRQDVQDAYNEDMQRKLAKTTWNSGCSSWYLTEDGFNATMFPGFATQYVDQLRHVEQDDFTIVPRRVDVPLEPARAVVRS from the coding sequence ATGAGCGAGTTCGACGTGCGCGAAGCCGTACTCGACGCGGTGATCGTCGGTGCAGGTTTCGCCGGAATCGGCTCCGCCATCCGACTGCGCAGCAGAGGTATCGAGAACTTCGTCATCCTCGAACGCGGCAGCGCCGTCGGCGGAACCTGGCGCGACAACACCTATCCGGGCGCGGCGTGCGACATCCCGTCCCGGTTGTACTCGTACAGTTTTGCGCCCAATCCGAACTGGTCGCACACCTACTCCGGTAGTAGCGAGATTCTCGACTACATCCACACGATGGTCGACGAGTTCGACATCGAGTCGCGTATTCGATTCGGGCACAACGTCGTCGACATCATCTGGAACGAGGCGTCCGGGCACTGGCACCTGAGCATCGACGGGCATGCCGATGTTCGGGCACGCACCGTGGTCATGGCGTCGGGGCCGCTCGCCAACGCCAGCCTGCCGAACATCCGCGGAATCGACACCTACGAGGGGCGCAAGATTCACAGTGCTCGGTGGGATCACGACTACGACTTCGCGGGTAAGAAGATCGCCGTCGTCGGAACCGGAGCGAGCGCCGTGCAGATCGTTCCCGAACTGGTGAAGATCGCCGATACGGTCAAGGTGTTCCAGCGCACCCCCGGGTGGACGCTGCCCCGAGTCAATCGGAGAACGCGGAACAGCACGCAGCGTCTGTACGCGCGGTTCCCGCAGGCCCAGACCCTGGCCCGGTCGCTGTGGTTCTGGGGTCACGAATCCGTCGCACTCGGTGTCGTGTGGAAGACCCCGTTGACACGCATCGTCGAAACGGTCGGGCGAGCCCATCTGCGCCGTCAGGTTCGCGATCCCTGGCTGAGGCGGCAGCTGACACCTCGCTTCCGGGCCGGCTGCAAGCGACTGCTGATGACCAGCGACTACTACCCGGCGCTGCAGAAGCCGAACTGCACGCTGGTGACCTGGCCGATCGCGACGCTCTCGCCCAAGGGAATTCGGACCGTGGAAGGAATCGAGCACCAATTCGACGCGATCGTGTTCGCCACCGGATTCGACGTCTCGAATACCGGGACTCCCATACCGATCACCGGACGCGACGGTCGGGTGCTGGCCGACGAGTGGAGCGCAGGGGCCAAGGCGTACAAGAGTATTGCGGTATCGGGCTATCCGAACATGTACTTCACGTTCGGTCCCAACTCCGGCCCGGGGCACAGTTCGGCGCTGGTGTACATGGAGGCGCAGATCGATTACCTCGTCGAGGCGATCTCTCTCGTGCTCGAGGGAAATCTGCACAGCGCCGATGTACGCCAGGACGTCCAGGATGCGTACAACGAGGACATGCAGCGCAAACTCGCCAAGACGACCTGGAATTCCGGTTGCAGCAGTTGGTATCTCACCGAGGACGGCTTCAACGCCACCATGTTCCCCGGCTTCGCCACCCAGTACGTCGATCAACTCCGCCACGTCGAGCAGGACGACTTCACCATCGTTCCGCGCCGCGTCGACGTGCCGCTCGAACCGGCACGGGCCGTCGTCCGGTCGTGA
- a CDS encoding MerR family transcriptional regulator — protein sequence MEYRIDDLAREAKTTTRNVRAYQERGLLPPPTLRGRVGIYNDDHLTRLKVIDSLLQRGFTSAHIADFLSGWEQGKDLEEILGLQEIVTRKWSSAETTIIPVELIAQFLGEDNDDIVARLIEAKLIRIDGDQCEILDPTLLEVFVDLSQYGFTLEQLLDQHERTASKMNAIAESMVGSVTDHLINQHGPGWLPKSGEVAETTEMFEKMRALAMKSAQAELARALDRVQEQALSDYLSQTLARQND from the coding sequence GTGGAGTATCGAATCGACGACTTGGCCCGAGAGGCCAAGACGACCACTCGCAACGTGCGGGCGTACCAGGAACGCGGTCTGCTGCCGCCGCCCACGCTCCGAGGACGAGTCGGCATCTACAACGACGATCACCTGACGCGACTGAAAGTGATCGACTCGCTGCTCCAGCGGGGTTTCACCTCGGCGCACATCGCGGATTTCCTCTCGGGCTGGGAGCAGGGCAAGGACCTGGAAGAGATACTGGGCCTGCAGGAAATCGTGACTCGCAAGTGGTCGTCGGCCGAGACCACGATCATTCCCGTCGAACTGATCGCGCAATTTCTCGGCGAGGACAACGACGACATCGTTGCCCGACTGATCGAAGCGAAACTGATCAGAATCGACGGGGACCAATGCGAGATTCTCGACCCCACCCTCCTCGAGGTGTTCGTCGATCTGAGCCAGTACGGCTTCACCCTGGAACAACTGCTCGACCAACACGAACGAACCGCCTCGAAGATGAACGCCATCGCCGAGTCGATGGTGGGCAGCGTGACCGACCACTTGATCAACCAACACGGTCCCGGCTGGCTCCCCAAATCGGGGGAGGTGGCCGAGACGACCGAGATGTTCGAGAAGATGCGCGCACTGGCGATGAAATCGGCACAGGCAGAACTCGCCCGCGCCCTCGATCGCGTCCAGGAACAGGCACTGAGCGACTACCTGTCGCAGACGTTGGCCAGGCAGAACGACTAG
- a CDS encoding Hsp70 family protein — protein MTEVLGVSVGASAVRMARPDARPQDSGRLDFHHDTVDAYWDRAEELAAESIGVVLSQPGDGGPVQATGVAYRDQQQFGEIQQAMASQRLYNYRLVPEARAALQYLEASGELGHFGTIALYDLGSSGLTISVIDRGTGQVLLAERTIDISGDDFDRLISDNQLAKQGVDIADNQELSEFTARCRVAKEQLSTSGAVCLPGDGGVILISRESFESLVTVPIEYSARLVRDVISRSPKHVDALFLIGGGARIPLVESILTAWIGLPVVTPANPESVAARGAALLATPVADAPRRPGPQPGVRQSPSDPASLTGAPDWLSPEPGADKPADSKRKVRGAVLVAGGLVAVAALGLSLGYGGSSTEPTSAPTETTAPATAEPTTPRTTVPPTTAAPTTTVPPTTEAAQAPARTYSEPEYVPPAAPAPAPAPAPLIPGLPQIQLPQIQLPPAPVIELPRF, from the coding sequence ATGACCGAAGTTCTCGGCGTGTCGGTGGGAGCCAGTGCCGTGCGCATGGCTCGTCCCGACGCGCGCCCTCAGGATTCGGGTCGGCTCGACTTCCACCACGACACCGTCGACGCCTACTGGGACCGCGCGGAGGAATTGGCCGCCGAATCGATCGGCGTCGTGCTCTCGCAGCCGGGCGACGGCGGACCGGTGCAAGCGACGGGCGTCGCGTATCGAGACCAGCAGCAGTTCGGCGAGATCCAGCAGGCGATGGCGAGTCAGCGGCTCTACAACTACCGACTGGTTCCCGAGGCGCGAGCAGCGTTGCAGTACCTCGAGGCGTCGGGCGAACTGGGACACTTCGGCACCATCGCTCTCTACGATCTCGGCAGCTCCGGACTGACGATCAGTGTCATCGACCGCGGCACCGGGCAGGTCCTGCTCGCCGAGCGCACCATCGACATCAGCGGCGACGATTTCGATCGGCTCATCTCGGACAACCAGCTCGCCAAGCAGGGCGTCGACATCGCCGACAACCAGGAACTGAGCGAGTTCACCGCGCGATGCCGAGTGGCCAAGGAGCAGCTCTCGACCAGCGGCGCGGTCTGCCTGCCCGGTGACGGCGGCGTGATCCTGATCTCGCGCGAGTCGTTCGAGTCTCTGGTGACCGTTCCGATCGAGTACTCGGCACGGTTGGTCCGTGACGTGATCAGTCGGTCACCCAAGCACGTCGACGCGCTGTTCCTCATCGGCGGTGGAGCACGCATCCCGCTGGTCGAATCGATTCTCACGGCGTGGATCGGCCTCCCCGTCGTAACCCCGGCGAACCCGGAATCGGTGGCCGCACGCGGCGCGGCGCTGCTCGCGACTCCGGTGGCCGACGCACCGCGCCGACCGGGCCCGCAGCCGGGCGTTCGGCAGTCTCCGTCCGATCCCGCATCGTTGACCGGGGCTCCGGACTGGTTGAGCCCGGAGCCCGGAGCCGACAAGCCCGCCGACTCGAAGCGCAAGGTGCGCGGCGCAGTACTGGTCGCAGGCGGTCTCGTCGCAGTCGCCGCACTGGGGTTGTCCCTGGGGTACGGCGGCAGCTCCACGGAGCCGACGAGTGCACCGACCGAGACGACCGCACCCGCCACTGCGGAGCCCACGACGCCGAGGACCACCGTGCCGCCCACCACCGCAGCACCCACCACCACCGTGCCGCCGACCACCGAGGCAGCTCAGGCTCCGGCTCGGACGTACTCCGAGCCGGAATACGTGCCGCCCGCCGCGCCTGCTCCAGCGCCGGCCCCGGCTCCGCTGATCCCCGGCCTGCCGCAGATCCAGTTGCCGCAGATCCAGCTTCCGCCCGCACCGGTGATCGAGTTGCCCCGCTTCTAG
- a CDS encoding endonuclease/exonuclease/phosphatase family protein encodes MRRFATSAALVIGWALLAAVVGMFLVRQIGVTEITFVAFVVGAPYLGIASIVAVLLFAAARSRIGSAVAVLVTIAVVGVQVPMFLADGPDNTGPELSVLTINVAHGDADAASIVDAVRSNDVDILAVQELTPEEVTDLQAAGIDDLLPFSFTAALPVADGTGLWSRTPLTDGTRLDNFGFVPVQARTTVDGQELTVVSFHAMSPATPRHTTEWDADLARMRSIMDTYQGTVLVAGDFNATNDHRQFRTLASSPFSDAADGAGAGLFRTFPSERPLARLDHVVTSENVRARSVEPLAIPDSDHLAVLAELQLP; translated from the coding sequence ATGCGCCGTTTTGCAACCAGCGCCGCGCTGGTCATCGGCTGGGCTCTGCTCGCAGCCGTAGTCGGAATGTTCCTCGTTCGCCAGATAGGTGTGACGGAGATCACTTTCGTTGCCTTCGTCGTCGGCGCTCCGTATCTCGGTATCGCTTCGATCGTCGCCGTGCTGTTGTTCGCCGCGGCGCGCTCGCGTATCGGATCGGCCGTCGCAGTACTGGTGACCATCGCGGTGGTCGGGGTTCAGGTGCCGATGTTCCTCGCGGACGGCCCGGACAACACCGGACCGGAACTGTCGGTCCTGACGATCAACGTGGCGCACGGTGACGCCGACGCCGCGTCCATCGTCGACGCGGTGCGCAGCAACGATGTCGACATTCTCGCTGTCCAGGAACTGACCCCGGAAGAGGTCACCGATCTACAGGCCGCGGGCATCGACGACCTTCTGCCGTTCTCCTTCACCGCTGCGCTCCCGGTCGCCGATGGCACCGGACTGTGGAGCCGCACCCCGCTGACCGACGGCACCCGCCTCGACAACTTCGGATTCGTACCGGTGCAGGCGAGAACCACCGTCGACGGGCAGGAGCTGACCGTCGTGTCCTTCCACGCCATGTCTCCTGCCACACCGCGCCACACCACCGAGTGGGATGCCGACCTGGCCCGGATGCGGTCGATCATGGACACCTACCAGGGCACTGTGCTGGTCGCCGGCGATTTCAACGCCACCAACGACCACCGGCAGTTCCGCACGCTGGCATCGTCCCCGTTCTCCGACGCGGCAGACGGGGCGGGTGCCGGCCTGTTCCGCACGTTCCCGTCGGAGCGTCCGCTCGCGCGCCTGGACCATGTGGTGACGAGTGAGAACGTCCGCGCCCGGTCGGTCGAGCCGTTGGCGATCCCGGACAGCGATCACCTGGCCGTTCTCGCGGAGTTGCAGCTGCCCTGA
- a CDS encoding DUF1839 family protein has protein sequence MSNDAVLDRLGTSLRVLELDPISYRPHPIHNHDRIWTETNCYVDLWIEVLHSFCADPTPALAFVLSAGCDGRQWDFVKIAPEDLRTLYGIGVAEMNVWRPVLEHVVEGLEDGIHVTVEVDGFWLPDTAGTSYRNQHTKTTIVPNLIDRDAKVMGYFHNRGYFELTGADFDGIFNLAPEPHAEVLLPYVEQIKVDAAVLDAGFGDRDLDVARAHLVRRAPGNPVDALARRIIADIPLVQTAGPDAFHLWSFGLLRQFGATAELAANYVHYLEGRGVAGAAVAAPHFLAAASGAKAVQFRMARAARGRDVVLDEPLIEMSKNWMAAMDIVAGALGT, from the coding sequence ATGTCGAACGATGCAGTGCTGGACAGGCTCGGGACCAGCCTTCGAGTCCTGGAACTCGACCCCATCAGTTACCGACCGCACCCGATACACAATCACGACCGCATCTGGACCGAAACCAACTGTTACGTCGACCTGTGGATCGAAGTTCTGCATTCGTTCTGTGCCGATCCGACCCCCGCTCTCGCTTTCGTGCTGAGCGCCGGATGCGACGGGCGACAGTGGGACTTCGTGAAGATCGCGCCCGAGGACCTACGCACCCTGTACGGCATCGGTGTCGCCGAGATGAACGTGTGGCGCCCGGTGCTCGAGCACGTCGTCGAAGGCCTGGAAGACGGCATCCACGTCACCGTCGAGGTCGACGGCTTCTGGCTGCCCGACACCGCAGGGACCAGCTACCGCAATCAGCACACCAAGACCACCATCGTGCCGAACCTCATCGATCGCGACGCCAAGGTGATGGGGTACTTCCACAATCGGGGCTACTTCGAGCTCACCGGGGCCGATTTCGACGGCATCTTCAATCTCGCTCCGGAACCGCACGCCGAGGTGCTGCTGCCGTACGTCGAGCAGATCAAAGTGGACGCCGCGGTTCTCGACGCCGGTTTCGGTGACCGTGACCTCGATGTCGCTCGCGCACACCTGGTGCGCCGCGCTCCGGGTAACCCGGTCGATGCGCTCGCCCGTCGTATCATCGCCGACATCCCGCTCGTGCAGACCGCCGGCCCCGACGCCTTCCATCTGTGGTCGTTCGGCCTGCTCCGGCAGTTCGGCGCAACGGCAGAACTCGCCGCGAACTATGTGCACTACCTCGAAGGCCGAGGCGTGGCGGGCGCCGCCGTTGCCGCTCCGCACTTTCTCGCCGCCGCCTCCGGTGCCAAGGCCGTTCAGTTCCGGATGGCACGCGCAGCACGTGGCCGGGACGTGGTGCTCGACGAGCCGCTGATCGAGATGAGCAAGAACTGGATGGCGGCCATGGACATCGTTGCGGGTGCATTGGGCACGTGA
- a CDS encoding YdcF family protein yields MFRGRLLLFLAFAIPVVLVSAIGVGGYVTFTKARVDPLTTADAIVVLGGEHDGREAYGISLAEQGLAKTVVLSDPYGSGDSTMKKACATSSQKFEVLCIPPVPSTTRGEAMFTQELARERGWNHVIVVTWRYHLPRARYIFDRCFDGTVTMRPTPRSYDFSLVEWEFTYLYQIAGFVKAGLQGSCEDSTSD; encoded by the coding sequence GTGTTCCGCGGACGCCTGCTGCTGTTTCTCGCCTTCGCGATCCCTGTTGTCCTGGTGTCCGCGATCGGTGTCGGCGGATACGTCACGTTCACCAAGGCTCGCGTCGATCCGCTGACCACGGCCGACGCGATCGTCGTACTGGGCGGTGAACACGACGGCCGCGAGGCCTACGGAATCTCGCTCGCCGAACAGGGTCTGGCGAAGACGGTTGTGCTCTCCGACCCCTACGGATCCGGTGACTCGACGATGAAGAAGGCGTGTGCCACATCGTCACAGAAGTTCGAGGTGCTGTGTATCCCGCCGGTGCCGTCGACCACGCGCGGAGAGGCCATGTTCACCCAGGAACTCGCCCGCGAACGCGGGTGGAACCACGTCATCGTCGTCACCTGGCGATATCACCTACCGCGCGCCCGCTACATCTTCGATCGATGCTTCGACGGCACCGTCACCATGCGTCCGACGCCACGCTCCTACGACTTCTCCCTCGTCGAATGGGAATTCACCTACCTCTATCAGATCGCCGGATTCGTCAAGGCCGGATTGCAGGGGTCGTGCGAGGACTCGACGAGCGACTGA
- a CDS encoding ATP-binding protein translates to MMATLFGGDDSRTDSSISTAGARMEELLFTGEPADADRASELRRELGDWLGNAGVDPDRAYDVVLATYEAIANSVEHAYRDHTDRGTLDIRVTCAAEGRIEVRVTDRGDWASHNSDPNRGRGVPLMRALADSAAVTSDQDGTTVHMIWNAT, encoded by the coding sequence ATGATGGCGACTCTCTTCGGAGGTGACGACTCACGTACCGACAGCTCGATCTCGACGGCAGGTGCGCGAATGGAAGAACTGCTGTTCACCGGTGAACCTGCCGATGCGGATCGAGCGTCGGAGCTTCGTCGTGAGCTCGGTGACTGGTTGGGCAATGCGGGCGTCGACCCCGATCGTGCGTACGACGTGGTGCTGGCCACGTACGAGGCGATAGCGAACAGCGTCGAGCACGCGTATCGAGACCACACCGATCGCGGGACACTCGACATTCGAGTCACATGTGCCGCGGAGGGTCGGATAGAAGTGCGGGTGACCGATCGCGGGGACTGGGCATCGCACAACTCCGATCCCAACCGCGGGCGTGGTGTGCCGCTGATGCGGGCGCTGGCCGACAGCGCCGCCGTCACCTCGGACCAGGACGGTACGACCGTGCACATGATCTGGAACGCGACCTAG